The genomic DNA CGTTAACGACCCATATACCTTTAATCTAGGAGCGCCAGAAAAGTATTCCTGCAATATTGCATACACATTATATCTCAAAGTGTACAATATGCAAAGTCACCCTGTTCAACAACACCCTCTAACACCCATCCGTGTACATTCGGGTTAAAATGAACTCTCTGTGTACAGCTATTTAAAACTTTCTTCTCAGGCCCGATTTATTCACCACTAAATAACCCCGGGTGACCACAAATATTGCCTTCTCCTGCGTCTGTTATAACCTATTCTATTATATATTCACACACTCCACGTTAAATGACTCCCAATATTTTATAAATCCATAAGGAAAAATCTGGTCAGGTGATAACTTTTGAGAATTGCAGTTATAGATTACGACAGATGCCAGCCAAAAAAATGTCGCAAGCAGTGTATAAACTTCTGCCCCGGCGTGAGAATGGGCGACGAAACAATAACCATGAATGAAAAGCGGGATAAGCCAGAAATATCAGAACAGCTCTGCACAGGCTGTGGAATCTGTGTAAAAAAATGTCCCTACGAAGCAATAACAATAATTAACCTCCCCAACGAGCTGGGCAGAGATAAGATGCACCAGTATGGAGAAAATGGCTTCAGAATATTCAGACTGCCCTACCCCACAGAAAACAGTGTAACAGCTATTCTGGGCAAGAACGGTGTGGGTAAGACAACAATAGTCAGAATACTCTCAGGCGAGATAGTGCCCAACTTCGGAGGCACTGCAAGCAAAGAAAAAGTATTAAAGCACTTCTCAGGCACACAGTTCCATGACTACTTCAAAGCACTCTACAGTGGAAAAATCAAAACAGTGGTAAAGCCCCAGTATGTTGATGCCATACCCAAGGTTGTAAAAGGAAAAGTCAAAGAGCTTTTAGAAAAAGCTGATGAAAAAGGAGAAATCGAGAATATTGTCAGAGAACTTGACCTTGACTACACACTCGACAAAGACATATCAAAGCTATCCGGAGGCGAGCTTCAGAGAGTAACAATAGCCATAGCTCTGCTCAGAGATGCGGAACTTTACATCTTTGACGAGCCTTCAAGTTATCTCGATGCAGGGCAGAGGCTCAAAGTCGGAAAACTGATAAGAAAACTGGCTGAAAACAGAAGAATTCTGGTTGTTGAACACGACCTTATGGTAATGGACTATCTTGCCGACTATGTGAATATAGTCTATGGAAAACCCGGTGCCTTTGGTGTTGTTGCCCTGCCAAAAACCAAGAGGCAGGGTATAAATGCATACCTTCTGGGATATCTGAAAGAGGAAAATGTAAGAATAAGACAGGAAAGCGTCAGATTTGAAGTGAAACCTCCAAGCACAGCAATAATGGAAAACGCGCTTTTGAATTTTAAGCCATTGAAAAAGAGCTATAAAAACTTCACCCTCCAAACCGAAGCAGGAGAAGTATACAGGGGTGAAATCATCGGCATTCTTGGACCAAACGCCACAGGAAAAACCACCTTTGTAAAAATGCTGGCCGGCGTAGAAAAGCCGGATGAAGGCGAAATAAGCCTCAATGTAAAAGTATCCTATAAACCCCAGTACATAAAGCCAGAATTTGAATATACAGTATTCGAGGCAATTTCAAAAGTAACTGCCCTGGGAAACCCGTTCTTCAAGGCGGAAATAGCAAGACCTCTCGAATTAAAAAACCTTTATGAAAAGAAATTGAAAGAACTCTCCGGTGGTGAACTCCAGAGTGTCGCCATAGCCCTCTGTCTCGGCAGAGACGCCGAAATTTATCTGCTTGATGAGCCCTCAGCCTACCTTGATGTTGAACAGCGTCTGGCAGTGGCAAAAATGATAAGAAGGGTAATAGAGAAGAAGGAAGCTCTCGGCATAGTTGTGGACCATGACATCCTCTTCATAGACTATATAAGTGACAGATGTATGGTCTTCATGGGCGAGCCCGGAAAGAAAGCCAGAGCCACCTCCCCTCTCAGTCTGCGCTCAGGAATGAACTTTTTCCTCAAAAATATTGGAATAACCTTCAGAAGAGACATGGAGACAGGAAGACCAAGAGCCAACAAGCCCGGAAGCCAGAAAGACGAAGAGCAGAAGAAAAAAGGAGAATACTACTATCAGGTCGCTTAAGTCAGCCACATACAAATAAAAAGACTAAACTTTGAGAGGAATCCTGACCCTGAAAACACTCCCCACAGGTTCATTCCCCTCAACCCATATTTCACCAGAGTGAAGCTCGACAATACGTTTGGCTATTGCAAGGCCAAGGCCTGTGCCGCTAACACTCATCTTTTCGAGCCTCTTGAATCTATTAAAAATAGTTTCTCTGTGCTCCTCAGGTATTCCTATCCCCTCATCATAGATATCAACCTCCACATAATCTCTATCTCCACACTCTTTAACATGCACCCTGACCCTGCTTCCATCCGGCGAATACTTTGCCGCATTACTCATAATATTTATAAACACATCTTCAAGCAGAGGATTGGCTTTAAGCTTTACAGACTTCTCTGGAAGCTCTATAGCTATATTCTTCTGTTTATATATGTGTTCCACAGAATAATAAGCATTTTGCAGAACATCACGTAAGTCAAGCTCCTTCATGGCAACCTTTTCAATTTCCTCAAGTGCTGAGAACTTGCTGGCATTCTCTATAAGCTCAATCAGCCTCTCACTTGCTTTAAAGACAGCACTCAGCATTTTTCTCTTATCCTCATCTCCCTCAATATCAAGGAGAACCTCGATATAACCCTTAACAATACCGGCAGGATTGAGAAGGTCATGCCTTATTATATCAACAAATATATCCTTCATTCTGTTGCTGTGCTCAAGCTCCTTCAGTCTTCTCTTCAGCTCCCTATCAAGAACCTTCCTATCAGTTATATCCCTTACAACAATAATTATTTCCTCTCCACCCTTTATCCTTGAAGCCGAAACCTCAGCAAAAAAGATTTCTCCATTCTTCCTTTTTCCTGTTAGCTCAGATATAAAGTAGCTATTTTTCTTAAGAGCGGAGTAAAGCCTCCTTCCAAACTCCTCAAACTCACTTTTATTGCAGTAGAGAATTTCAGTATTCTTCCCTATAAGTCCCTCTCTGGAATATCCCCACATAGTTTTTACAGCCTCATTGCAATCCATAATTATTCTTCCCCTGCCTATAACAAAAAGGACTTCTGGATTTATACTCCTGATTAGAGACTCTGAAAACTCTTTTTCTTTCAGCAATTTTTCTTCTGCCAGCTTAATTTCAGTTATATTTGCAACATTCCCCAGAACAGCTGGTCTGCCTCTATACTGAACAATCACAGGTTTTATCACAGCCCATTCTGTGCTCTTATCCTTTTTTAATAACTTTATTTCAATTTCTTCAGGAAGGTTATGGAAATCTCCATTTTTCATCCTGAAAATAATGTCCTTCACTTCTTCCTTCTGCTCAGGATGAACAAGCCCCATGGGGTCAATACTCAGAAGCTCCTCATCGCTATACCCACTAATCTCCTCCATCCCCCTGTTGGCCAGTTTAAACCTTCCATCCTGCATGATATATATGCCATTTCTCGAAGATTCTATAAGTACTCTGTACATATCTCTTGATTCCTCAAGCTCCCTGTAGGCATCCTCAAACTTTCTATAGGAAGATTCAAGCTCCTTATATAAATCCTCCTCCCTTTCAATTATCATCCCTACCTTAAGGGCAAGCCTGAAGAGTCGAAAAGCATCTTTCTCATCGAGCCTGTACCTTGAAGCCACACCAATAATACCCACAACTTTATCACAGCTCATAATAGGAACACCTAGAGCAGATTTAATACCATAAAATCCTGCAATAAGAGAAGTTATAGGTTTGATTTTTTTCCCAGTGTGTTCACTAATCAGTTTTTCAATATCATCAGTTATAGAATACTTTTTCTTCTTTATAATATCATAAAAGATACTTTTTTTGTTTAGCGGTATTGTGTAACCTTCAGGAGAAAATCCTGTAATTTCCTCAATCTCCCTCAAAAGCCTGGAAGGTGCACTGAAGGAAGTTACATTTAGCTTGCGTCTGTCATTGTTTAAGGTATATATTGAAGCAATCTCATAACCCATAAGCTCGGTCAAACCATCAACAATACCCCTAAAGATT from archaeon BMS3Bbin15 includes the following:
- the yjjK gene encoding putative ABC transporter ATP-binding protein YjjK, which gives rise to MRIAVIDYDRCQPKKCRKQCINFCPGVRMGDETITMNEKRDKPEISEQLCTGCGICVKKCPYEAITIINLPNELGRDKMHQYGENGFRIFRLPYPTENSVTAILGKNGVGKTTIVRILSGEIVPNFGGTASKEKVLKHFSGTQFHDYFKALYSGKIKTVVKPQYVDAIPKVVKGKVKELLEKADEKGEIENIVRELDLDYTLDKDISKLSGGELQRVTIAIALLRDAELYIFDEPSSYLDAGQRLKVGKLIRKLAENRRILVVEHDLMVMDYLADYVNIVYGKPGAFGVVALPKTKRQGINAYLLGYLKEENVRIRQESVRFEVKPPSTAIMENALLNFKPLKKSYKNFTLQTEAGEVYRGEIIGILGPNATGKTTFVKMLAGVEKPDEGEISLNVKVSYKPQYIKPEFEYTVFEAISKVTALGNPFFKAEIARPLELKNLYEKKLKELSGGELQSVAIALCLGRDAEIYLLDEPSAYLDVEQRLAVAKMIRRVIEKKEALGIVVDHDILFIDYISDRCMVFMGEPGKKARATSPLSLRSGMNFFLKNIGITFRRDMETGRPRANKPGSQKDEEQKKKGEYYYQVA
- the rcsC gene encoding sensor histidine kinase RcsC translates to MEDINRNFKVLEGSFNAILNAMDEPVVILDRNHKIVDANIAYLEFYSVKREEIIGKSDHEVANKLKHPSLLIDFERIRKEGSSYKTLYCHYMDGQRRYIEVKAFPVFIDGEFMKTVLISKDVTENVVVEYETEFLRRISKLIDTEAEIEKIFRGIVDGLTELMGYEIASIYTLNNDRRKLNVTSFSAPSRLLREIEEITGFSPEGYTIPLNKKSIFYDIIKKKKYSITDDIEKLISEHTGKKIKPITSLIAGFYGIKSALGVPIMSCDKVVGIIGVASRYRLDEKDAFRLFRLALKVGMIIEREEDLYKELESSYRKFEDAYRELEESRDMYRVLIESSRNGIYIMQDGRFKLANRGMEEISGYSDEELLSIDPMGLVHPEQKEEVKDIIFRMKNGDFHNLPEEIEIKLLKKDKSTEWAVIKPVIVQYRGRPAVLGNVANITEIKLAEEKLLKEKEFSESLIRSINPEVLFVIGRGRIIMDCNEAVKTMWGYSREGLIGKNTEILYCNKSEFEEFGRRLYSALKKNSYFISELTGKRKNGEIFFAEVSASRIKGGEEIIIVVRDITDRKVLDRELKRRLKELEHSNRMKDIFVDIIRHDLLNPAGIVKGYIEVLLDIEGDEDKRKMLSAVFKASERLIELIENASKFSALEEIEKVAMKELDLRDVLQNAYYSVEHIYKQKNIAIELPEKSVKLKANPLLEDVFINIMSNAAKYSPDGSRVRVHVKECGDRDYVEVDIYDEGIGIPEEHRETIFNRFKRLEKMSVSGTGLGLAIAKRIVELHSGEIWVEGNEPVGSVFRVRIPLKV